From a single Nocardioides sp. dk884 genomic region:
- the map gene encoding type I methionyl aminopeptidase: MGFLDRGLEIKTPEQIDAMRRAGLVVGRTLELLRSSVRAGVSTAELDAIAEDSIRSAGATPSFLGYHGFPASICASVNDEVVHGIPGSRVLAEGDVISIDCGAIVDGWHGDAAITVAVGEVPAEVIELMRVTEEAMWRGIAAARLGGRVTDISHAIETHVRSQGSYGILEDYVGHGIGSQMHLPPNVPNFGRAGRGPKLVRGLALAVEPMITLGTKDTDVLEDDWTVVTTDGAWAAHFEHTFTLTPEGAWVLTALDGGRAALAELGVPYGGRD, translated from the coding sequence ATGGGCTTTCTCGACAGGGGTCTGGAGATCAAGACCCCCGAGCAGATCGACGCGATGCGTCGGGCCGGCCTGGTGGTCGGCCGGACCCTGGAGCTGTTGCGCTCCTCGGTCCGGGCCGGCGTGAGCACCGCCGAGCTCGACGCGATCGCGGAGGACAGCATCCGCAGCGCGGGCGCCACCCCGTCGTTCCTGGGCTACCACGGGTTCCCGGCATCGATCTGTGCCTCGGTCAACGACGAGGTGGTCCACGGCATCCCCGGGTCCCGGGTGCTCGCCGAGGGTGACGTCATCTCCATCGACTGCGGCGCCATCGTCGACGGCTGGCACGGCGACGCAGCGATCACCGTCGCCGTGGGGGAGGTCCCCGCCGAGGTCATCGAGCTGATGCGGGTGACCGAGGAGGCCATGTGGCGCGGCATCGCCGCCGCACGGCTGGGGGGCCGGGTCACCGACATCTCCCACGCCATCGAGACCCACGTGCGCAGCCAGGGCAGCTACGGCATCCTCGAGGACTACGTCGGCCACGGCATCGGCTCGCAGATGCACCTGCCGCCGAACGTGCCCAACTTCGGGCGCGCCGGTCGCGGACCCAAGCTGGTCCGCGGCCTCGCGCTCGCGGTGGAGCCGATGATCACCCTCGGCACCAAGGACACCGACGTGCTCGAGGACGACTGGACGGTCGTCACCACCGACGGCGCCTGGGCCGCGCACTTCGAGCACACCTTCACCCTGACCCCGGAGGGGGCCTGGGTGCTCACCGCCCTCGATGGCGGGCGTGCCGCGCTGGCCGAGCTCGGCGTGCCGTACGGCGGGCGGGACTGA
- a CDS encoding LLM class flavin-dependent oxidoreductase produces MSAPRLTLSVLDLVPVRGEQSSADAVAASVALARTADDLGYHRYWVAEHHNMPAVAATNPPVLIGVIAGATERIRVGSGGVMLPNHAPLVIAEQFALLEAAYPGRIDLGIGRAPGTDPVTSWALRHGAGGVSDEAVSRFPEYVDNVLAMMDTSGVGLSVQGRTHVLHATPAATSVPTIWLLGSSDYSARLAAEKGLPYVFAHHFAGTGTAQALELYRSTFRPSPELDAPRTFLTVNASVAETAEEAYRLALPQLQMMLSLRTGAPLSAQVSVEEAEKVVLPESHQHLLDAMAARWVIDEPEAARRRLAELAAEHGVDEVMVNPVAAAHEGTAPASAPARETTLRLLAG; encoded by the coding sequence GTGAGTGCTCCCCGTCTGACCCTGTCCGTGCTCGACCTGGTGCCCGTTCGCGGTGAGCAGTCCTCCGCCGACGCGGTCGCCGCGAGCGTCGCGCTCGCCCGCACCGCCGACGACCTCGGCTACCACCGTTACTGGGTGGCCGAGCACCACAACATGCCCGCGGTGGCGGCGACCAACCCGCCGGTGCTGATCGGCGTGATCGCCGGCGCCACCGAGCGCATCCGGGTGGGCTCCGGCGGCGTGATGCTGCCCAACCACGCCCCGCTGGTGATCGCCGAGCAGTTCGCCCTGCTCGAGGCGGCGTACCCCGGGCGCATCGACCTGGGCATCGGCCGCGCGCCGGGCACCGACCCGGTCACCTCCTGGGCGCTGCGGCACGGCGCCGGGGGAGTGAGTGACGAGGCGGTCTCCCGTTTCCCCGAGTACGTCGACAACGTGCTCGCGATGATGGACACCTCCGGGGTCGGGCTCTCGGTGCAGGGCCGGACCCACGTGCTGCACGCGACGCCGGCCGCGACCTCGGTCCCGACCATCTGGCTGCTCGGGTCCTCGGACTACTCCGCCCGGCTGGCGGCGGAGAAGGGCCTGCCCTACGTCTTCGCCCACCACTTCGCCGGCACCGGCACCGCCCAGGCGCTCGAGCTCTACCGCTCGACGTTCCGGCCCTCGCCCGAGCTCGACGCGCCGCGCACCTTCCTGACCGTGAACGCCTCGGTCGCTGAGACGGCGGAGGAGGCCTACCGGCTCGCACTGCCGCAGCTGCAGATGATGCTCTCGCTGCGCACCGGTGCGCCGCTGTCGGCCCAGGTCAGCGTCGAGGAGGCCGAGAAGGTCGTGCTCCCGGAGTCCCACCAGCACCTGCTCGACGCGATGGCCGCCCGCTGGGTGATCGACGAGCCCGAGGCGGCCCGCCGCCGGCTCGCCGAGCTCGCCGCCGAGCACGGCGTCGACGAGGTGATGGTGAACCCGGTGGCCGCCGCGCACGAGGGCACCGCACCCGCGAGCGCCCCGGCCCGCGAGACCACCCTGCGCCTGCTCGCCGGCTGA
- the infA gene encoding translation initiation factor IF-1 — protein MPKKEGVIEIEGTVVEALPNAMFRVELSNGHKVLAHISGKMRQHYIRILPEDRVVVELSPYDLTRGRIVYRYK, from the coding sequence ATGCCGAAGAAAGAAGGCGTGATCGAGATCGAGGGCACCGTCGTGGAGGCCCTGCCGAATGCCATGTTCCGCGTCGAGCTGAGCAATGGCCACAAGGTTCTCGCCCACATCAGCGGGAAGATGCGTCAGCACTACATCCGGATCCTCCCCGAGGACCGCGTCGTGGTGGAGCTCTCCCCGTACGACCTCACGCGAGGTCGCATCGTCTACCGGTACAAGTGA
- the rpmJ gene encoding 50S ribosomal protein L36 has protein sequence MKVKPSVKAICDKCKVIRRHGRVMVICENPRHKQRQG, from the coding sequence ATGAAGGTCAAGCCCAGCGTCAAGGCCATCTGTGACAAGTGCAAGGTGATCCGTCGCCACGGCCGAGTCATGGTGATCTGCGAGAACCCGCGTCACAAGCAGCGGCAGGGCTGA
- the rpsM gene encoding 30S ribosomal protein S13, whose translation MARLVGVDLPRDKRIEIALTYIYGIGRTSAQNLLAETGVNPNLRVHELGDEELVKLRDAIEANHKIEGDLRREVQADIRRKIEIGSYQGRRHRMGLPVRGQRTKTNARTRKGPKRTVAGKKKAK comes from the coding sequence ATGGCACGCCTCGTTGGTGTGGACCTCCCGCGTGACAAGCGCATCGAGATCGCACTCACCTACATCTACGGCATCGGCCGTACCTCTGCTCAGAACCTCCTGGCCGAGACGGGTGTCAACCCGAACCTCCGCGTCCACGAGCTGGGCGACGAAGAGCTGGTCAAGCTCCGCGACGCCATCGAAGCCAACCACAAGATCGAGGGTGACCTCCGTCGCGAGGTCCAGGCCGACATCCGTCGCAAGATCGAGATCGGCAGCTACCAGGGTCGCCGCCACCGCATGGGCCTTCCCGTCCGTGGCCAGCGCACCAAGACCAACGCTCGTACCCGCAAGGGCCCGAAGCGCACGGTTGCCGGCAAGAAGAAGGCCAAGTGA
- the rpsK gene encoding 30S ribosomal protein S11 — translation MPPKSRTAAGAKKVRRKEKKNVAQGEAHIKSTFNNTIVTITDPTGAVISWASAGTVGFKGSRKSTPFAAQMAAEAAGRRAMEHGMKKIDVFVKGPGSGRETAIRSLGAIGLEVGTIQDVTPTPHNGCRPPKRRRV, via the coding sequence ATGCCTCCCAAGAGCCGCACCGCGGCTGGCGCCAAGAAGGTGCGCCGCAAGGAGAAGAAGAACGTCGCTCAGGGCGAAGCCCACATCAAGAGCACGTTCAACAACACCATCGTGACCATCACCGACCCCACCGGTGCGGTCATCTCGTGGGCCTCTGCCGGCACCGTCGGCTTCAAGGGCTCGCGCAAGTCCACCCCGTTCGCCGCACAGATGGCAGCCGAGGCTGCTGGTCGTCGGGCGATGGAGCACGGGATGAAGAAGATCGACGTCTTCGTGAAGGGCCCGGGTTCGGGCCGCGAGACGGCGATCCGTTCGCTGGGTGCCATCGGCCTCGAGGTCGGCACCATCCAGGACGTCACCCCCACGCCCCACAACGGATGCCGGCCGCCCAAGCGCCGTCGCGTCTGA
- the rpsD gene encoding 30S ribosomal protein S4 — protein sequence MARYTGPMTKKSRRLGVDLVGGDQAFERRPYAPGQHGRARIKESEYRSQLQEKQKARFTYGVLEKQFHNYYVEASRRSGKTGDNLLQLLECRLDNVVYRAGFARTRRHARQLVVHGHFLVNGKKVDIPSYQVSQYDVIDVREKSLEMTPFIVARETHGERVVPAWLEAIPSRMRVLVHQLPVRAQIDLPVQEQLIVEYYSKK from the coding sequence ATGGCCCGTTACACCGGCCCCATGACCAAGAAGTCGCGCCGTCTCGGTGTCGACCTCGTTGGTGGCGACCAGGCGTTCGAGCGTCGTCCCTACGCGCCCGGCCAGCACGGCCGCGCGCGCATCAAGGAGAGCGAGTACCGCTCGCAGCTGCAGGAGAAGCAGAAGGCCCGCTTCACCTACGGCGTCCTTGAGAAGCAGTTCCACAACTACTACGTCGAGGCTTCGCGTCGCTCGGGCAAGACCGGCGACAACCTGCTCCAGCTGCTGGAGTGCCGCCTCGACAACGTGGTCTACCGTGCCGGGTTCGCCCGCACCCGCCGCCACGCCCGTCAGCTCGTCGTGCACGGCCACTTCCTGGTCAACGGCAAGAAGGTCGACATCCCGTCCTACCAGGTGTCGCAGTACGACGTGATCGACGTGCGCGAGAAGTCCCTCGAGATGACCCCGTTCATCGTGGCTCGCGAGACCCACGGCGAGCGCGTGGTGCCCGCGTGGCTCGAGGCGATCCCGTCTCGCATGCGGGTGCTGGTGCACCAGCTTCCCGTCCGGGCGCAGATCGACCTCCCGGTGCAGGAGCAGCTCATCGTCGAGTACTACTCGAAGAAGTAA
- a CDS encoding DNA-directed RNA polymerase subunit alpha has product MLIAQRPTLSEETVDEFRSRFVIEPLEPGFGYTLGNSLRRTLLSSIPGASVTSIKVDGVLHEFSTVEGVKEDLTEIILNLKALVVSSEHDEPVTMYLRKSGSGDVTAADITPPAGVEVHNPDLKIATLSDKGKLEMELVVERGRGYVSAVQNKGADNEIGRIPVDSIYSPVLKVTYKVEATRVEQRTDFDKLVIDVETKPSIRPRDAIASAGKTLVELFGLARELNVEAEGIDIGPSPVDEQLAADLALPVEDLQLTVRSYNCLKREGIHTVGELISRSEQDLLDIRNFGAKSIDEVKAKLVEMGLSLKDSAPGFDPHAALAAYGDDDDDTFVEDEQY; this is encoded by the coding sequence GTGCTTATCGCACAGCGCCCCACCCTGTCGGAAGAGACCGTCGACGAGTTCCGTTCGCGGTTCGTGATCGAGCCGCTGGAGCCCGGCTTCGGCTACACCCTCGGCAACTCGCTGCGTCGTACCCTGCTGTCGTCGATCCCCGGTGCCTCGGTCACGAGCATCAAGGTCGACGGGGTGCTGCACGAGTTCTCCACCGTCGAGGGCGTCAAGGAGGATCTCACCGAGATCATCCTCAACCTCAAGGCCCTGGTCGTCTCCTCCGAGCACGACGAGCCGGTCACCATGTACCTGCGCAAGTCGGGCTCGGGCGACGTCACCGCGGCGGACATCACGCCGCCGGCCGGTGTCGAGGTCCACAACCCCGACCTCAAGATCGCCACGCTGTCCGACAAGGGCAAGCTGGAGATGGAGCTGGTCGTCGAGCGTGGCCGCGGCTACGTCTCCGCCGTCCAGAACAAGGGTGCCGACAACGAGATCGGCCGGATCCCGGTCGACTCGATCTACAGCCCCGTGCTGAAGGTGACCTACAAGGTCGAGGCCACGCGTGTCGAGCAGCGCACCGACTTCGACAAGCTGGTCATCGACGTGGAGACCAAGCCGTCGATCCGTCCCCGCGACGCGATCGCCTCGGCGGGCAAGACCCTGGTCGAGCTCTTCGGCCTGGCGCGTGAGCTGAACGTCGAGGCCGAGGGCATCGACATCGGTCCCTCGCCGGTCGACGAGCAGCTGGCCGCGGACCTCGCCCTCCCGGTCGAGGACCTCCAGCTGACCGTCCGCTCGTACAACTGCCTCAAGCGCGAGGGCATCCACACCGTGGGTGAGCTCATCAGCCGCTCGGAGCAGGACCTGCTCGACATCCGCAACTTCGGTGCGAAGTCGATCGACGAGGTCAAGGCCAAGCTGGTCGAGATGGGCCTGTCCCTCAAGGACAGCGCGCCCGGCTTCGACCCGCACGCCGCCCTCGCGGCGTACGGCGACGACGACGACGACACCTTCGTCGAGGACGAGCAGTACTGA
- the rplQ gene encoding 50S ribosomal protein L17, which translates to MPKPTKGARLGGSPAHQRLILANLATQLFEHGRITTTESRARALRPHAEKLITKAKKGDIHNRREVLKTIRDKGVVHHLFTEIAPTFAERPGGYTRITKINPRKGDNAPMAVIELVTEAYTPSAPKTTKAAPAAPVAEETPAEETTVEETPAAAEETPAEVTEDAPAAEDDTKA; encoded by the coding sequence ATGCCGAAGCCCACCAAGGGCGCCCGCCTCGGCGGCAGCCCGGCGCACCAGCGCCTGATCCTGGCGAACCTGGCCACCCAGCTCTTCGAGCACGGCCGGATCACCACGACCGAGTCGCGGGCGCGTGCGCTGCGTCCGCACGCGGAGAAGCTGATCACCAAGGCGAAGAAGGGTGACATCCACAACCGTCGCGAGGTCCTCAAGACCATCCGCGACAAGGGTGTCGTGCACCACCTCTTCACCGAGATCGCGCCGACCTTCGCCGAGCGTCCGGGTGGCTACACCCGGATCACGAAGATCAACCCCCGCAAGGGCGACAACGCCCCCATGGCGGTCATCGAGCTCGTGACCGAGGCGTACACCCCGTCGGCCCCCAAGACGACCAAGGCTGCTCCGGCCGCCCCGGTCGCCGAGGAGACCCCGGCCGAGGAGACCACCGTCGAGGAGACCCCCGCTGCTGCGGAGGAGACCCCCGCCGAGGTCACCGAGGACGCTCCGGCTGCCGAGGACGACACCAAGGCCTGA
- a CDS encoding DUF2786 domain-containing protein, translating into MSEEHPILAKVRKLLAKAEDPAATEHEAEVYTAKAAALVASYGVDAALLARGEPGSDPVGDLVVGVDAPYAADKADLLATVATALRCRVVMRTSRLRGGKEISLHVFGHRSDLERAEIIWTSLLLQSATGLLRTPVPPGEHAAAFRRSWLAGFRLAIGRRLEEAEDRARREADAESPVNGASGGASLVLADRSELVRGAVETAYPQARPARARTLSGSGEADGWAAGQRADLGARRMPRAPRPLPR; encoded by the coding sequence GTGAGCGAGGAGCACCCGATCCTGGCCAAGGTCCGCAAGCTGCTGGCCAAGGCCGAGGACCCGGCCGCCACCGAGCACGAGGCGGAGGTCTACACCGCCAAGGCCGCCGCGCTGGTCGCGTCCTACGGCGTGGACGCCGCGCTGCTCGCCCGCGGCGAGCCCGGCTCCGACCCCGTCGGAGACCTGGTCGTCGGTGTCGACGCGCCGTACGCCGCCGACAAGGCCGACCTGCTCGCGACGGTCGCGACGGCCCTGCGCTGCCGGGTCGTGATGCGCACCAGCCGCCTGCGCGGAGGCAAGGAGATCTCGCTGCACGTCTTCGGCCACCGCAGCGACCTGGAGCGCGCCGAGATCATCTGGACCAGCCTGCTGCTGCAGTCCGCGACCGGGCTGCTCCGCACCCCGGTGCCGCCGGGCGAGCACGCCGCGGCGTTCCGGCGCTCGTGGCTGGCCGGCTTCCGCCTGGCCATCGGCCGGCGCTTGGAGGAGGCCGAGGACCGCGCCCGCCGCGAGGCCGACGCCGAGAGCCCGGTGAACGGCGCGAGCGGCGGGGCGAGCCTGGTCCTCGCCGATCGCAGCGAGCTGGTCCGCGGCGCGGTGGAGACCGCCTACCCGCAGGCCCGCCCGGCGCGGGCCCGCACGCTGTCGGGCTCCGGCGAGGCCGACGGCTGGGCGGCCGGCCAGCGCGCCGACCTCGGCGCCCGCCGCATGCCCCGCGCCCCGCGACCGCTGCCGCGCTAG
- a CDS encoding GntR family transcriptional regulator: MPPSLPVVHPLDPDSSVAPYEQLRTQVATRAASGDLPAGTRLPTVRALATELGVAANTVARAYRELETDGIVVTEGRRGTFVASGAAAGSDAARAAAGHYVAQARRLGLTRAEAVRLVEDGWGA, encoded by the coding sequence ATGCCGCCCAGCCTGCCTGTGGTCCACCCGCTCGACCCCGACTCCTCCGTCGCGCCCTACGAGCAGCTGCGCACCCAGGTCGCCACCCGCGCCGCCTCCGGCGACCTGCCCGCCGGCACCCGGCTCCCGACCGTGCGCGCGCTGGCCACCGAGCTCGGCGTCGCCGCCAACACCGTCGCGCGTGCCTACCGCGAGCTCGAGACCGACGGCATCGTCGTCACCGAGGGCCGCCGCGGCACGTTCGTCGCCTCGGGCGCTGCCGCCGGCTCCGACGCCGCACGCGCGGCCGCCGGGCACTACGTCGCGCAGGCCCGGCGCCTGGGGCTGACTCGCGCCGAGGCCGTGCGCCTGGTCGAGGACGGTTGGGGCGCGTGA
- a CDS encoding PfkB family carbohydrate kinase, whose product MEPDGDLLVVGESLVDVVEGADGARREHAGGSAANVAVALARLDRPVRLATALADDRNGAIVATYLGRDRVALATDPETIERTASARAVLGADGAARYEFDLEWALSPVPAEPVPLAVHACSLGAVVAPGAEEVLATLRRFRGEALRSYDVNARPALTGTGPDLVAAVERVVAEADLVKASDEDLAAVYPDLDEERAVERLLGLGPVAVVVTRGADGATWYAAGRGRPASVAAPTVQVADTIAAGDTFSAALLDALWARGLVGPGAAERIAALPRRTRSKLLAHAVRAGALATTRPGADPPYRAEVGSAG is encoded by the coding sequence ATGGAACCGGACGGTGATCTGCTGGTCGTGGGGGAGTCCCTGGTCGACGTGGTGGAGGGCGCCGACGGCGCCCGCCGCGAGCACGCCGGGGGGAGCGCGGCGAACGTCGCGGTCGCGCTGGCGCGCCTGGACCGCCCGGTGCGCCTGGCGACGGCGCTGGCCGACGACCGCAACGGCGCGATCGTGGCGACGTACCTCGGCCGCGACCGGGTGGCGCTGGCCACCGACCCCGAGACCATCGAGCGCACCGCGAGCGCGCGGGCGGTGCTCGGGGCCGACGGCGCCGCGCGCTACGAGTTCGACCTGGAGTGGGCGCTGTCGCCGGTGCCGGCCGAGCCGGTGCCGCTGGCGGTGCACGCCTGCTCGCTGGGCGCCGTGGTCGCGCCCGGCGCCGAGGAGGTGCTCGCGACGCTGCGCCGCTTCCGGGGCGAGGCCCTGCGCAGCTACGACGTCAATGCGCGCCCGGCGCTGACCGGGACCGGCCCGGACCTGGTCGCCGCGGTGGAGCGGGTGGTCGCCGAGGCCGACCTGGTCAAGGCCAGCGACGAGGACCTGGCCGCCGTCTACCCCGACCTCGACGAGGAGCGGGCGGTCGAGCGGCTGCTCGGTCTCGGCCCGGTCGCGGTCGTGGTGACCCGCGGCGCCGACGGCGCGACCTGGTACGCCGCGGGGCGCGGGCGCCCGGCCTCGGTCGCGGCGCCCACCGTGCAGGTGGCCGACACCATCGCGGCCGGCGACACGTTCTCCGCCGCGCTGCTCGACGCGCTGTGGGCGCGCGGCCTGGTGGGGCCCGGGGCGGCCGAGCGGATCGCCGCGCTGCCGCGCCGCACCCGCAGCAAGCTGCTCGCCCACGCGGTGCGCGCCGGGGCGCTCGCGACCACGCGGCCGGGCGCGGACCCGCCGTACCGCGCGGAGGTGGGGAGCGCCGGCTGA
- the truA gene encoding tRNA pseudouridine(38-40) synthase TruA has protein sequence MRIRIDLAYDGTDFHGWAAQPGLRTVQGELTAALETSLRLQQVRVVCAGRTDTGVHARGQVAHLDVPDDVLAASVGRSKDPAPLALVRRLNGILPPDVRVRRVREVSGAFDARFSALWRRYAYRVADRVESLDPLTRHHVVAWSRPLDVERMREASALLVGHHDFASFCRQREGATTVRVLEHFDWERRDDGVLEATVRADAFCHSQVRAMVGCVLAVGEGRRPAAWATEVLAARRRHPAVTVAHAHGLTLEEVGYPVDDELAARAEMTRARREAIDA, from the coding sequence GTGCGGATCCGGATCGACCTCGCCTATGACGGCACCGACTTCCACGGCTGGGCGGCCCAGCCGGGGCTGCGCACCGTGCAGGGCGAGCTGACCGCGGCGCTCGAGACCTCGCTGCGCCTGCAGCAGGTGCGTGTGGTGTGCGCGGGGCGCACCGACACCGGCGTGCACGCCCGCGGGCAGGTGGCCCACCTCGACGTGCCCGACGACGTGCTGGCCGCCTCGGTGGGCCGATCGAAGGACCCCGCGCCTCTCGCGCTGGTGCGCCGCCTCAACGGCATCCTGCCGCCCGACGTCCGGGTGCGGCGGGTGCGGGAGGTCTCCGGTGCGTTCGACGCGCGGTTCTCCGCGCTGTGGCGCCGCTACGCCTACCGCGTCGCCGACCGGGTCGAGTCGCTCGACCCCCTGACCCGCCACCACGTCGTGGCCTGGTCGCGGCCCCTCGACGTCGAGCGGATGCGCGAGGCCTCCGCCCTGCTGGTCGGCCACCACGACTTCGCCTCGTTCTGCCGCCAGCGCGAGGGCGCGACGACGGTGCGGGTGCTCGAGCACTTCGACTGGGAGCGCCGCGACGACGGCGTGCTGGAGGCGACGGTGCGCGCCGACGCGTTCTGCCACAGCCAGGTGCGCGCGATGGTGGGCTGCGTGCTGGCCGTCGGTGAGGGACGACGCCCGGCGGCCTGGGCCACGGAGGTCCTGGCCGCGCGCCGGCGCCACCCCGCGGTGACGGTCGCGCACGCCCACGGGCTGACCCTGGAGGAGGTCGGCTACCCGGTCGACGACGAGCTGGCGGCGCGCGCCGAGATGACCCGCGCCCGACGAGAGGCGATCGACGCATGA
- a CDS encoding class I SAM-dependent methyltransferase yields the protein MSADDEHYFSADPTVAFARKPVLAEVWGRELRLTSGSGVFAQGRLDIGTAVLFRETAPPAPGRILDLGCGYGVIGLAVAAVVPDAVVTAVDVNERAVLLANENAAALGLTDRYRALTPDAVEPDATYDEIWSNPPIRIGKEALHALLLRWFPRLAPDGRAVMVVGKNLGGDSLQRWLGEQGYPTTRLASAKGFRVLESRRA from the coding sequence ATGAGCGCCGACGACGAGCACTACTTCAGCGCCGACCCGACGGTCGCCTTCGCCCGCAAGCCGGTCCTCGCCGAGGTGTGGGGCCGCGAGCTGCGGCTGACCAGCGGCAGCGGCGTGTTCGCCCAGGGCCGTCTCGACATCGGCACCGCCGTGCTGTTCCGCGAGACCGCGCCGCCCGCGCCCGGGCGGATCCTCGACCTCGGCTGCGGCTACGGCGTCATCGGGCTCGCCGTCGCCGCGGTGGTCCCGGACGCCGTGGTCACCGCGGTCGACGTCAACGAGCGCGCGGTGCTGCTGGCCAACGAGAACGCCGCCGCCCTCGGGCTCACCGACCGTTACCGGGCGCTCACCCCGGACGCCGTCGAGCCGGACGCGACGTACGACGAGATCTGGTCGAACCCGCCCATCCGGATCGGCAAGGAGGCGCTGCACGCGCTGCTGCTGCGGTGGTTCCCCCGGCTCGCGCCGGACGGGCGCGCGGTGATGGTGGTCGGCAAGAACCTCGGCGGCGACTCGCTGCAGCGCTGGCTGGGCGAGCAGGGCTACCCGACGACCCGGCTGGCGAGCGCCAAGGGGTTCCGGGTGCTGGAGTCGCGGCGGGCCTGA
- a CDS encoding phosphotransferase → MREWVEERLAERRLSIIGPVEQPHVMPWSTVLCFPTGAGPVWFKANDASLHHEAGLVALLAARFPDRVPPLLAADPGRGWMLMADAGTRLREVIPVERSLTRWYDVLETVARIQVGTLDAVEEMLALGVPDLRLPRLVERYDDLVRRLDVPARFRSATPYVAELVATLERHGVPAGLNHDDLHDGQVFLGTGRHLVLDWGDACLTHPFFVLSVALEGQVAWGVDDVEGSVDIAPFRDAYLAPWAEALPGTDLVAVTDAALRLGWAARAVNGHVAADPDDTERTLTRLQMFLDGRVAD, encoded by the coding sequence GTGCGGGAGTGGGTGGAGGAGCGGCTCGCGGAGCGGCGGCTGAGCATCATCGGACCCGTCGAGCAACCGCACGTCATGCCGTGGTCGACGGTGCTGTGCTTCCCCACCGGCGCGGGCCCGGTGTGGTTCAAGGCCAACGACGCCTCCCTGCACCACGAGGCCGGCCTGGTCGCGCTGCTGGCGGCCCGCTTCCCCGACCGGGTGCCGCCGCTGCTCGCCGCCGACCCCGGGCGCGGTTGGATGCTGATGGCCGACGCCGGCACCCGGCTGCGCGAGGTGATCCCCGTCGAGCGCAGCCTCACCCGGTGGTACGACGTGCTGGAGACGGTCGCCCGGATCCAGGTCGGCACCCTGGACGCGGTCGAGGAGATGCTCGCGCTCGGCGTGCCGGACCTCCGCCTGCCCCGCCTCGTCGAGCGGTACGACGACCTGGTCCGGCGCCTCGACGTACCCGCACGCTTCCGCTCCGCCACACCGTACGTCGCGGAGCTGGTCGCCACCCTGGAGCGCCACGGCGTCCCCGCCGGGCTCAACCACGACGACCTCCACGACGGCCAGGTCTTCCTCGGCACGGGCCGGCACCTGGTGCTGGACTGGGGCGACGCCTGCCTCACCCACCCGTTCTTCGTGCTCTCGGTGGCGCTGGAGGGCCAGGTCGCCTGGGGCGTCGACGACGTCGAGGGCTCCGTCGACATCGCGCCGTTCCGCGACGCCTACCTCGCCCCCTGGGCCGAGGCCCTCCCCGGGACCGACCTGGTCGCGGTCACCGACGCGGCGCTGCGCCTGGGCTGGGCGGCGCGCGCGGTCAACGGGCACGTCGCCGCCGACCCCGACGACACCGAGCGCACCCTCACCCGCCTGCAGATGTTCCTCGACGGACGGGTCGCGGACTGA